A single genomic interval of Mycolicibacterium holsaticum DSM 44478 = JCM 12374 harbors:
- a CDS encoding NADP-dependent isocitrate dehydrogenase, producing the protein MSKVKVEGTVVELDGDEMTRIIWKLIKDTFIYPYLDIDLDYYDLGIENRDATDDRVTIEAAEAIRRHGVGVKCATITPDEARVEEFGLKKMWQSPNGTIRNILGGTIFRAPIVIKNVPRLVPGWTKPIIIGRHAFGDQYRAFNTKVDRPGTFTVTFTPDDGSAPMVHDVVAIPEGGGVIMGMYNFRQSIQDFARASFNYGLQQKFPVYLSTKNTILKGYDGMFKDEFARIFDEEYKEQFDAEGLTYEHRLIDDMVAASLKWEGGYVWACKNYDGDVQSDTVAQGFGSLGLMTSVLLTPDGKTVEAEAAHGTVTRHYRQYQQGKPTSTNPIASIFAWTRGLAHRGKLDNTPAVIEFAETLEEVVIGTVEGGQMTKDLALLIGPEQQWQTTEVFLESIAENLRTELAA; encoded by the coding sequence ATGTCGAAGGTCAAGGTCGAAGGCACGGTAGTCGAACTCGATGGCGACGAGATGACCCGCATCATCTGGAAGCTCATCAAGGACACGTTCATCTACCCCTACCTCGACATCGACCTGGACTACTACGACCTCGGCATCGAGAACCGCGACGCCACCGACGACCGGGTCACGATCGAGGCGGCCGAGGCGATCAGACGCCACGGCGTCGGGGTCAAGTGCGCGACGATCACGCCCGACGAAGCCCGCGTCGAGGAGTTCGGTCTGAAGAAGATGTGGCAGTCGCCCAACGGAACCATCCGGAACATCCTGGGCGGCACCATCTTCCGTGCCCCGATCGTGATCAAGAATGTGCCGCGGCTGGTGCCGGGGTGGACCAAGCCGATCATCATCGGCCGGCACGCGTTCGGCGACCAGTACCGCGCGTTCAACACCAAGGTGGACCGGCCGGGCACGTTCACCGTCACGTTCACCCCCGACGACGGCAGCGCGCCGATGGTGCACGACGTGGTGGCCATCCCCGAGGGCGGCGGCGTCATCATGGGGATGTACAACTTCCGCCAGTCGATCCAGGACTTCGCGCGGGCGTCATTCAACTACGGGCTGCAGCAGAAGTTTCCGGTGTACCTGTCGACGAAGAACACCATCCTCAAGGGTTACGACGGGATGTTCAAAGACGAGTTCGCCCGCATCTTCGACGAGGAGTACAAAGAGCAGTTCGACGCCGAAGGGCTCACCTACGAGCACCGCCTGATCGACGACATGGTGGCGGCCAGCCTCAAGTGGGAGGGCGGCTACGTGTGGGCCTGCAAGAACTACGACGGTGACGTGCAATCCGACACGGTGGCACAGGGTTTCGGCTCGCTGGGGTTGATGACGTCGGTGCTCTTGACCCCGGACGGCAAGACCGTGGAGGCCGAGGCCGCGCACGGCACCGTCACCCGGCACTACCGCCAGTACCAGCAGGGCAAGCCGACGTCGACCAACCCGATCGCCTCGATCTTCGCCTGGACCCGCGGGCTGGCGCACCGCGGCAAGCTGGACAACACCCCCGCGGTGATCGAGTTCGCCGAAACGCTCGAAGAGGTGGTGATCGGCACCGTCGAGGGCGGTCAGATGACCAAGGACCTCGCCCTGCTGATCGGGCCGGAGCAGCAGTGGCAGACCACCGAGGTGTTCCTCGAGTCGATCGCCGAGAACCTGCGCACCGAACTCGCGGCTTAG
- a CDS encoding NADP-dependent isocitrate dehydrogenase, giving the protein MSAQQPTIIYTLTDEAPLLATYAFLPIIRTFAEPAGIEIKTSDISVAARILAEFGDYLTEEQRVPDNLGELGQLTQLPETNIIKLPNISASVPQLLAAIKELQGKGYAIPDYPGEPKTDEEKALKDRYTKILGSAVNPVLREGNSDRRAPKAVKEYARKHPHSMGEWSQASRTHVATMRHGDFYAGEKSLTLDRPRKVKMVLNTEGGETLVLKPEVALDEGDIIDSMFMSRKALCEFYEEQMQDAYKTGVMFSLHVKATMMKVSHPIVFGHAVKTFYKDAWAKHQELFDQLGVNVNNGLSDLYDKIESLPASQRDEIIDDLHRCHEHRPELAMVDSARGITNFHSPSDVIVDASMPAMIRLGGKMYGADGRTKDTKAVNPESTFSRIYQEMINFCKTHGQFDPTTMGTVPNVGLMAQKAEEYGSHDKTFEIPEAGVADIVDVDTGEVLLTQNVETGDIWRMPIVKDAAIQDWVKLAVNRGRASGMTVLFWLDTERPHEVELRKKVKAYLAEHDTEGLHIQVMPQVWAMRYTLERLIRGQDTIAATGNILRDYLTDLFPILELGTSAKMLSIVPLMAGGGMYETGAGGSAPKHVKQLVEENHLRWDSLGEFLAIGACFEDLGRKTDNKSAALLGKTLDSAIGKLLDNNKSPSRKTGELDNRGSQFYLAMYWAQELAAQTEDKELAEHFAALADELAKNEDTIVTELAEVQGNPVDIGGYYYPDWDKTTAVMRPSKTLNATLESAQSVTAQ; this is encoded by the coding sequence ATGAGTGCTCAGCAGCCAACCATCATCTACACCCTGACCGACGAGGCGCCGCTGCTTGCGACCTACGCGTTCCTGCCGATCATCCGCACCTTTGCCGAACCTGCCGGCATCGAGATCAAGACCAGCGACATCTCGGTGGCCGCCCGCATCCTGGCGGAGTTCGGCGACTATCTGACCGAAGAGCAGCGGGTGCCCGACAATCTCGGCGAGCTGGGCCAGCTGACGCAACTGCCCGAAACCAACATCATCAAGCTGCCCAACATCAGCGCATCGGTGCCGCAGCTGCTGGCCGCCATCAAGGAACTGCAGGGCAAGGGGTACGCGATTCCGGACTACCCCGGAGAGCCCAAGACCGACGAGGAAAAGGCGCTCAAGGACCGCTACACCAAGATCCTCGGCAGCGCCGTGAACCCCGTTCTGCGTGAGGGCAACTCAGACCGCCGGGCGCCCAAGGCGGTCAAGGAGTACGCGCGCAAACATCCGCACAGCATGGGGGAGTGGTCGCAGGCCTCGCGCACCCACGTGGCCACGATGAGGCACGGCGACTTCTACGCGGGCGAGAAGTCGCTGACGCTGGACCGGCCGCGCAAGGTCAAGATGGTGCTCAACACCGAGGGCGGCGAAACGTTGGTGCTCAAGCCCGAGGTCGCCCTGGATGAGGGCGACATCATCGACAGCATGTTCATGAGCCGAAAGGCGCTGTGCGAGTTCTACGAAGAGCAGATGCAGGACGCCTACAAGACCGGGGTGATGTTCTCGCTGCACGTCAAGGCGACGATGATGAAGGTCAGCCACCCGATTGTGTTCGGCCATGCCGTCAAGACCTTCTACAAGGACGCGTGGGCCAAGCACCAGGAGTTGTTCGACCAGCTCGGCGTCAACGTCAACAACGGGCTCTCGGACCTCTACGACAAGATCGAATCGCTGCCGGCGTCGCAGCGCGACGAGATCATCGACGATCTGCACCGCTGCCATGAGCATCGTCCGGAGTTGGCGATGGTGGACTCCGCGCGCGGGATCACCAACTTCCACTCGCCCTCCGACGTGATCGTGGACGCGTCGATGCCTGCGATGATCCGGCTGGGCGGCAAGATGTACGGCGCGGACGGCCGCACCAAGGACACCAAGGCGGTCAACCCCGAGTCCACCTTCTCCCGGATCTATCAGGAGATGATCAACTTCTGTAAGACCCACGGCCAGTTCGATCCGACGACCATGGGCACGGTGCCCAACGTCGGGCTGATGGCGCAGAAGGCCGAGGAGTACGGCAGCCACGACAAGACCTTCGAGATCCCCGAGGCCGGCGTCGCCGACATCGTCGACGTCGACACCGGTGAGGTGCTGCTGACCCAGAACGTGGAAACCGGCGACATCTGGCGCATGCCGATCGTCAAGGACGCCGCGATCCAGGACTGGGTGAAGCTGGCCGTCAACCGTGGGCGGGCCTCCGGGATGACGGTGCTGTTCTGGCTGGACACCGAACGCCCGCACGAGGTCGAGCTGCGCAAGAAGGTCAAGGCCTACCTCGCCGAGCACGACACCGAGGGCTTGCACATCCAGGTGATGCCGCAGGTGTGGGCGATGCGCTACACGCTCGAGCGGCTGATCCGCGGCCAGGACACTATCGCCGCGACCGGCAACATCCTGCGCGACTACCTGACCGACCTGTTCCCGATCCTGGAGCTGGGCACCAGCGCCAAGATGCTGTCGATCGTGCCGCTGATGGCAGGCGGCGGGATGTATGAGACCGGTGCGGGCGGTTCGGCGCCCAAGCATGTCAAGCAGCTGGTCGAGGAGAACCATCTGCGGTGGGATTCGCTGGGCGAGTTCCTCGCGATCGGTGCATGTTTCGAGGATCTGGGCCGCAAGACCGACAACAAGTCCGCGGCCCTGCTCGGCAAGACGCTGGACTCCGCGATCGGCAAGCTGCTGGACAACAACAAGAGCCCGTCCCGCAAGACCGGTGAACTCGACAACCGCGGCAGCCAGTTCTACCTCGCGATGTACTGGGCGCAGGAACTGGCCGCGCAGACCGAGGACAAGGAACTGGCCGAACACTTCGCGGCGTTGGCCGACGAGCTCGCCAAGAACGAAGACACCATCGTCACCGAACTCGCCGAGGTGCAAGGCAATCCGGTCGACATCGGCGGTTACTACTATCCCGACTGGGACAAGACCACCGCGGTGATGCGGCCGAGCAAGACCCTCAACGCGACGCTGGAGTCCGCGCAGTCCGTTACTGCTCAGTAG
- a CDS encoding class I SAM-dependent methyltransferase: protein MTRSDQQRSLSFGAEAAAYERGRPSYPPEAIDWLLPPDARDVLDLGAGTGKLTTRLVERGLDVVAVDPIPEMLELLSSSLPETPALLGTAEDIPLPEDSVDAVLVAQAWHWFDPQRAVAEVARVLRPGGRLGLVWNTRDERMGWVKELGRIIGHEDDPFTNRVTVTEPFTDVQRHQVEWTNYLTPQALIDLVASRSYCITSPEKVRVQTLDQVRELLATHPALANATGLALPYVTVCIRANLG, encoded by the coding sequence GTGACCCGCTCGGATCAGCAGCGCTCGCTGTCGTTCGGCGCAGAAGCCGCGGCATATGAACGCGGCAGGCCGTCGTATCCGCCGGAGGCCATCGACTGGCTGCTGCCCCCGGATGCGCGCGACGTGCTCGATCTGGGCGCAGGCACCGGCAAGCTGACCACGCGGCTGGTGGAGCGGGGCCTGGACGTGGTGGCGGTCGACCCGATCCCGGAAATGCTCGAGCTGCTGAGCAGTTCGCTGCCCGAGACCCCGGCGCTGCTGGGCACCGCCGAGGACATCCCGCTGCCCGAAGACAGCGTCGACGCGGTGCTCGTGGCGCAGGCCTGGCATTGGTTCGACCCCCAGCGCGCGGTCGCCGAGGTGGCCAGGGTGCTGCGCCCGGGCGGTCGGCTCGGGCTGGTGTGGAACACCCGCGACGAACGCATGGGCTGGGTCAAGGAACTCGGCCGCATCATCGGCCACGAGGACGACCCGTTCACCAACCGGGTCACGGTGACTGAGCCGTTCACCGATGTGCAGCGTCATCAGGTGGAGTGGACGAATTACCTGACGCCGCAGGCCCTCATCGATCTGGTGGCCTCGCGCAGCTACTGCATCACCTCACCGGAGAAGGTGCGCGTCCAAACGCTGGACCAGGTCCGCGAGCTGCTGGCCACCCACCCGGCGCTGGCCAACGCAACCGGTCTGGCGCTGCCGTACGTCACCGTGTGCATCCGCGCAAACCTCGGATAG
- a CDS encoding DUF3017 domain-containing protein: MTPKEFARKVFAGQWPIWSVGLVFIAAFALVVAGYWRRGALVMAIGVGAAAVLRLLLAEDRAGLLVVRGKPIDFVTTATVSAVMFYVAWTIDPLGTS, translated from the coding sequence GTGACGCCCAAGGAGTTCGCCCGCAAGGTGTTCGCCGGGCAGTGGCCGATCTGGTCGGTGGGCCTGGTGTTCATCGCCGCGTTCGCGCTCGTGGTGGCGGGGTACTGGCGGCGCGGCGCGCTGGTCATGGCGATCGGCGTGGGCGCCGCCGCGGTGTTGCGGCTGCTGCTCGCCGAGGACCGCGCGGGGCTGCTGGTGGTGCGCGGCAAGCCGATCGACTTCGTCACCACCGCGACGGTCAGCGCCGTGATGTTCTACGTGGCCTGGACCATCGACCCGCTCGGCACCAGCTGA
- the metX gene encoding homoserine O-acetyltransferase MetX has protein sequence MTVTDVATRTLPAEGEIGVVDIGPLTLECGVVLDDVQIAVQRWGELSPERDNVVMVLHALTGDSHITGPAGADHPTPGWWDGIAGSGAAIDTDRWCAVATNVLGGCRGSTGPSSLHPDGKPWGSRFPHVTVRDQVEADIAALKALGITEVAAVIGGSLGGARALEWMVGHPDKVRSALLLAVGARATADQIGTQSTQVAAIKADPNWCGGDYYDSGASPDVGMSVARRIAHLTYRGELELDNRFANDPQGVENPRAGGRYAVQSYLEHQGNKLVARFDAGTYVALTESLSSHDVGRGRGGVETALRGCPVPAVVGGITSDRLYPLRLQEELAELLPNCGRLQVIDSIYGHDGFLVEMDAVGQLIRQTLDLAAK, from the coding sequence ATGACCGTCACTGACGTGGCAACCCGGACCCTGCCCGCCGAAGGAGAGATCGGCGTCGTCGACATCGGGCCGCTGACCCTGGAGTGCGGCGTCGTTCTCGACGACGTGCAGATCGCCGTGCAACGCTGGGGCGAACTGTCGCCCGAGCGCGACAACGTGGTGATGGTGCTGCACGCGCTGACCGGCGATTCACACATCACCGGCCCGGCCGGAGCCGACCACCCCACACCCGGCTGGTGGGACGGCATCGCCGGGTCCGGCGCGGCGATCGACACCGACCGCTGGTGCGCGGTGGCCACCAACGTGCTCGGCGGGTGCCGTGGTTCGACAGGTCCCAGCTCGCTGCATCCCGACGGAAAGCCTTGGGGCTCAAGGTTTCCCCACGTGACAGTGCGCGACCAGGTCGAGGCCGACATCGCTGCGCTCAAGGCGCTCGGCATCACCGAGGTGGCCGCGGTGATCGGTGGCTCGCTGGGCGGTGCCCGCGCGCTGGAGTGGATGGTCGGACACCCCGACAAGGTCCGCTCCGCGCTGCTGCTCGCGGTCGGCGCACGCGCCACCGCCGATCAGATCGGCACGCAGAGCACCCAGGTGGCCGCCATCAAAGCCGACCCGAACTGGTGCGGCGGCGACTACTACGACAGCGGGGCGTCCCCCGACGTCGGCATGAGTGTCGCGCGGCGCATCGCGCACCTGACATATCGCGGTGAGCTCGAACTCGACAACCGCTTCGCCAACGATCCCCAGGGCGTCGAAAACCCGCGCGCCGGCGGCCGCTACGCGGTGCAGAGCTACCTCGAGCACCAGGGCAACAAGCTGGTCGCGCGCTTCGACGCGGGCACCTACGTGGCGCTCACCGAATCGCTGTCCAGCCACGACGTGGGCCGCGGCCGCGGCGGCGTGGAGACCGCGCTGCGCGGCTGTCCGGTGCCGGCCGTGGTCGGCGGCATCACCTCGGACCGGCTCTATCCGCTGCGGCTGCAGGAGGAGCTGGCCGAACTGTTGCCGAACTGCGGCAGGCTGCAGGTCATCGATTCGATCTACGGCCACGACGGCTTCCTGGTCGAGATGGACGCGGTGGGCCAGCTGATCCGCCAGACGCTGGACCTCGCCGCGAAATGA
- a CDS encoding bifunctional o-acetylhomoserine/o-acetylserine sulfhydrylase has product MSTDNPLDDPTAHWAFETKQVHAGQTPDGATNARALPIYQTTSFTFDSTEHAAALFGLAEPGNIYTRIMNPTQDVVEQRIAALEGGVAALFLASGQAASHLALLNIAESGHHIVASPRLYGGTYNLFHYTFPKIGIDVSFVEDPDDLESWRAAARPNTKAFFAESISNPQIDVLDIPGVSAVAHDAGVPLIVDNTIATPYLLQPISHGADIVVHSATKYLGGHGTAIAGVIVDGGTFDWTNGNFPGFTTPDPSYHGVVYADLGAPAFALKARVQLLRDLGSAASPFNAFLIAQGLETLSLRVERHVANAQRVAEYLAAHDDVLSVNYAGLPSSPWHELAKKLTPKGTGAVLAFELAGGVDAGKAFVNALTLHSHVANIGDVRSLVIHPASTTHAQLSPEEQLATGVTPGLVRLAVGIEGIDDILADLERGFAAAKPFSTAGPTDPKTTAAF; this is encoded by the coding sequence TTGAGCACCGACAACCCGCTGGACGATCCCACCGCGCATTGGGCGTTTGAGACCAAGCAGGTGCACGCCGGCCAGACCCCGGACGGGGCGACCAACGCGCGGGCGCTGCCGATCTACCAGACCACCAGCTTCACGTTCGACAGCACCGAGCACGCCGCCGCGCTGTTCGGGCTGGCCGAGCCCGGCAACATCTACACCCGGATCATGAACCCCACCCAGGACGTCGTCGAACAGCGCATCGCGGCCCTGGAAGGCGGGGTGGCCGCACTGTTCCTGGCGTCCGGTCAGGCCGCATCGCACCTGGCGCTGCTCAACATCGCCGAGTCCGGTCACCACATCGTGGCCAGCCCGCGCCTGTACGGCGGCACCTACAACCTGTTCCACTACACGTTCCCCAAGATCGGCATCGACGTCAGCTTCGTGGAGGACCCCGACGACCTGGAGTCGTGGCGCGCCGCGGCCCGGCCGAACACCAAGGCGTTCTTCGCCGAGTCGATCTCCAACCCCCAGATAGACGTGCTTGACATTCCCGGTGTCTCCGCCGTCGCACACGACGCCGGTGTCCCGCTGATCGTCGACAACACCATCGCGACGCCGTACCTGCTTCAACCGATCAGCCACGGCGCCGACATCGTCGTGCACTCGGCGACCAAATACCTCGGCGGGCACGGTACGGCGATCGCGGGCGTCATCGTCGACGGCGGCACCTTCGACTGGACCAACGGCAACTTCCCCGGGTTCACCACGCCCGATCCCAGCTACCACGGCGTGGTGTACGCCGACCTGGGCGCGCCTGCGTTCGCGTTGAAGGCGCGGGTGCAGTTGCTGCGCGATCTCGGCTCGGCGGCCTCCCCGTTCAACGCGTTCCTGATCGCGCAGGGTCTGGAGACGCTGAGCTTGCGCGTCGAGCGGCACGTCGCCAACGCCCAACGCGTCGCGGAGTACCTGGCCGCACACGACGACGTCCTCTCGGTGAACTACGCCGGGCTGCCCAGCTCGCCGTGGCATGAGCTCGCAAAGAAGCTGACCCCCAAGGGAACCGGCGCGGTGCTGGCCTTCGAGCTGGCCGGCGGCGTGGACGCGGGGAAGGCGTTCGTCAACGCGCTGACCTTGCACAGCCACGTCGCCAACATCGGCGACGTGCGCTCGCTGGTGATCCACCCCGCCTCGACGACACATGCGCAGCTGTCCCCCGAGGAGCAGCTGGCCACCGGCGTCACCCCGGGTCTGGTGCGTCTCGCGGTCGGCATCGAGGGCATCGACGACATCCTGGCCGACCTCGAACGGGGTTTCGCCGCGGCCAAACCGTTCTCCACCGCGGGGCCGACGGACCCCAAGACCACGGCGGCGTTTTGA